Genomic segment of Polynucleobacter necessarius:
TATTAATGCCAACCCTAATGATGCGCCAATCAAGCCAACACCAACAATAGTGACGGTACCGTAATTACTGGATGGATTAATGATGGCCATTGGGCTTTTTAAGTTTATCTATTTGTTTTGAATTACTGCTGCGCCAAAATGTCTTTAAGAGCAGTAATAAAGGCGGCATTTTCTTGGGACAAGCCAATGGAAATGCGCAACCATTGAGGCAAACCATAGTTACCAACTGGGCGAACAATAATGCCGCGCTTCAGTAACTCTAGATTAATGCGAGCACCGGCACCATCATCCTCACCCACCTTGACCAACACAAAATTGCCAGCCGATGGGAGATAAGTCAGGCCTAGCGCATCAAATGCCTGAGTTAACTGAGCAAAGCCAGCACGATTTAATTCAAAGCCTTGTTGTAAGAATGCAGAATCCTGAAATGCCGCAATCGCTGCTGCTTGTGCAAGGCTATTCACGTTAAATGGCTGACGAATGCGATTCAGTAAATCGGTCAATGCAGGCTGGGCAACCCCATAACCAATGCGTAAGCCTGCTAAACCATATGCCTTAGAAAAACTGCGCGATAAAATCATATTGGGGAAACGTTTCACCCAAGCGATTGCGTCATAGCGCTGCTCTGGAGTGAGGTACTCGTTATAAGCTTCATCTAAAGCTACCACCACATGCGGCGGCAATGCAGCCAAGAAATCTTCGATCTCTTTTGCAGTTAAGTAGCTACCAGTAGGATTATTTGGATTCGCCACAAATACTAACTTAGCTTTATCACCTGCAGCTTTTACCGCTTGCAGCATCGCAGGCAGGTCATGGCCATACATTTTAGTGGCAGGCACTTCAACTGCCTTAGCACCAACAGCCTGTGTCGCAAGCGGATAGACCGCAAAAGCATGTTTAGAGAAGATAACTTCATCTCCAGCCTGAGCAACTGCACGCGCAGCCAACTCCAAAATGTCATTACTACCGTTACCCAATGTAATCCAATCCGCTGGAACACCTAAGCGCGCAGACAAGACATTTTTAAGTTCAAAACCATTGGAGTCTGGGTAACGACCTAAATCTGCCGCTGCCTTAAGCATCGCATCTTGCGCGGACTTTGGCATACCCAATGGATTCTCATTGGAGGCGAGTTTCACAATCTTGTTTTCATCAAGGCCATATTCGCGCGCAACCTCGCTGATAGGTCGCCCACCGACATAGGGCGCTATCGCATGAATATGCTTTAAACCGATATTAGATTTTGA
This window contains:
- the hisC gene encoding histidinol-phosphate transaminase, which encodes MTSKSNIGLKHIHAIAPYVGGRPISEVAREYGLDENKIVKLASNENPLGMPKSAQDAMLKAAADLGRYPDSNGFELKNVLSARLGVPADWITLGNGSNDILELAARAVAQAGDEVIFSKHAFAVYPLATQAVGAKAVEVPATKMYGHDLPAMLQAVKAAGDKAKLVFVANPNNPTGSYLTAKEIEDFLAALPPHVVVALDEAYNEYLTPEQRYDAIAWVKRFPNMILSRSFSKAYGLAGLRIGYGVAQPALTDLLNRIRQPFNVNSLAQAAAIAAFQDSAFLQQGFELNRAGFAQLTQAFDALGLTYLPSAGNFVLVKVGEDDGAGARINLELLKRGIIVRPVGNYGLPQWLRISIGLSQENAAFITALKDILAQQ